In Streptomyces liangshanensis, the DNA window AAGAACCTGTGAGCATCCTCAACGAACCCCAGGGTGCCGCCGCGGCCGAGGACTCGTACCAGAACGAGATTCCGGTACGGCGCAAGCAGCCCGGTAGCGTCGTCGTGAAGTGGTTGACCACCACCGATCACAAGACGATCGGCACGATGTACCTGATCACGTCGTTCGCGTTCTTCTGCATCGGCGGGGTGATGGCGCTCTTCATGCGCGCCGAGCTCGCCCGTCCCGGCACGCAGATCATGTCGAACGAGCAGTTCAACCAGGCGTTCACGATGCACGGCACGATCATGCTGCTGATGTTCGCGACGCCGCTGTTCGCCGGATTCGCGAACTGGATCATGCCGCTCCAGATCGGCGCGCCCGACGTGGCGTTCCCGCGGCTGAACATGTTCGCCTACTGGCTCTACCTCTTCGGCTCGATCATCGCCGTCAGCGGCTTCATCACCCCCCAGGGTGCCGCCGACTTCGGATGGTTCGCCTACTCCCCGCTGTCGGACGCGGTCCGCTCGCCGGGTGTCGGCGCCGACCTGTGGATCATGGGCCTGGCCTTCTCCGGCTTCGGCACCATCCTCGGTTCGGTCAACTTCATCACCACGATCATCTGCATGCGCGCGCCCGGCATGACGATGTTCCGCATGCCGATCTTCACCTGGAACGTGCTGCTGACCGGTGTGCTGGTCCTGCTCGCCTTCCCGGTGCTCGCCGCCGCCCTCTTCGCACTGGAGGCGGACCGCAAGTTCGGAGCACATGTCTTTGATGCCGCCAACGGCGGAGCCCTGTTGTGGCAACACCTCTTCTGGTTCTTCGGGCATCCAGAGGTGTACATCATCGCCTTGCCCTTCTTCGGGATCATCTCCGAGATCATTCCGGTGTTCAGCCGGAAGCCGATGTTCGGTTACATCGGCCTGATCGCGGCGACGATCTCCATCGCCGGCCTGTCCGTGACCGTGTGGGCCCACCACATGTACGTCACCGGCGGAGTGCTGCTGCCGTTCTTCTCCTTCATGACGTTCCTCATCGCGGTCCCGACCGGCGTGAAGTTCTTCAACTGGATCGGCACGATGTGGAAGGGCTCCCTGTCCTTCGAGACACCGATGCTCTGGACGATCGGCTTCCTGATCACCTTCGCCTTCGGTGGTCTGACCGGCGTCATCCTGGCCTCGCCGCCGCTCGACTTCCACGTCTCCGACTCGTACTTCGTCGTCGCGCACTTCCACTACGTCGTCTTCGGCACCGTGGTGTTCGCGATGTTCGCCGGATTCCACTTCTGGTGGCCGAAGTTCACCGGCAAGATGCTGGACGAACGGCTCGGCAAGATCACCTTCTGGACGCTGTTCATCGGCTTCCACGGCACGTTCCTGGTGCAGCACTGGCTGGGCGCGGAAGGCATGCCCCGCCGGTACGCGGACTACCTCGCCGCCGACGGCTTCACCGCGCTGAACACCATCTCCACGATCAGCTCGTTCCTGCTCGGCCTGTCGATCCTGCCGTTCTTCTACAACGTCTGGAAGACCGCCAAGTACGGCAAGAAGGTCGAGGTGGACGACCCGTGGGGCTACGGCCGTTCACTCGAATGGGCGACTTCGTGCCCGCCCCCGCGGCACAACTTCCTCACCCTGCCGCGGATCCGTTCCGAATCCCCGGCGTTCGACCTGCACCACCCCGAGATCGCCGCGCTCGAACAGCTGGAGACCGCCGGTCACGGCGCCGGGACCGGCGCCCTCGCCGGTGGCAAGGAGGCCGGGAAGTGAAGATCCAAGGCACGCTCTTCCTCTGGCTGAGCGTCTTCATCCTGGGCATCGCCGTCCTGTACGGCGTGTGGTCCAAGGAGGCCGCCGGCACCACGGCGCTCTTCCTGGCCTTCGGCCTGACGATCATGATCGGGTTCTACCTGTCCTTCACGGCCCGGCGCGTCGACGCCATGGCCCAGGACAACAAGGACGCCGACGTCGCGGACGAGGCCGGCGAGGTGGGCTTCTTCTCCCCGCACAGCTGGCAGCCCTTCTCGCTCGCCGTCGGCGGCGCGCTCGGCTTCCTGGGCATCGCGATCGGCTGGTGGCTGCTGTACTTCTCGGCGCCGCTGATCCTGGTGGGCCTGTGGGGCTGGGTCTTCGAGTACTACCGCGGCGAGAGCCGCACCCAGTAGCACGACCCGAGGCGAAAAGAGGCCGGACACTCCGAGAGGAGTGCCCGGCCTCCCCTCGTTCGGCCTACTCCGTCGCGCTGCCGGCGGCGAAGCTTCATAGCGTGAGGGGCATGAACCACACGCCACGCTTCCGCACCGTTCTCAGCTGCACCCTGCTGGTCGTGTCCTTCGGGGCGGGCGCGACCGCGTGCGGCGACAGCGGTGACAACCCCCTCTCCGCCGAGCCCTACGACGCCGCGGGACAGATCGCGTTCAGCGCCCCCTCCGGCAGCAAGAAGGCGAACCCCGACAAGCCCCTGGAGGTCACCTCCAAGGGCGGCGGCGGCCGCATCACGGACGTCACGGCCACCGACACCTCCGGCCGCTACCTCGCCGGCGAACTCACCGCCGACGGCTCACGCTGGCGCTCCACGGCCCCCCTCGCCGCGGGCACCCGCTACACCGTCCACGTCGCCACCGAGGACGACGACGGCGCGCCCGGCTCCCGCACCCTCTCGTTCGACACCCAGGCCCCCAAGGGCAAGAAGCTCCTCACCGTCGAGTTCGGCCCCGAGGCGGGCAAGTACGGCGTCGGGCAGCCCGTCACGGCGAAGCTCAGCGCCCCGGTCAAGGCCAAGGCGGACCGCGCCGCCGTCGAACGCTCCCTCAAGGTCCGCTCCAGCCCCGCCGCCCAGGGCGCCTGGCACTGGGTGGACAGCAAGACCCTGCACTTCAGGCCGAAGGAGTTCTGGCCCGCCAACGGCACCGTCACCGCGACGAGTACGCTCCAAGGAGTGAAGGTCGGAGCGTTGTACGGCGGCCCCGTGAAGCCCCTGAAGCTCTCGACCGGCGACCGCGTCGAGGCCGTGGCCGACGCCGGGTCGCACTACATGACGGTCTACCGCAACGGCGAGGAGATAAAAAGCATCCCGGTGACCACCGGGAAGCCGGGCTTCTCCACGCGTAACGGGATCAAGGTGATCCTGGGCAAGGAGCAGTTCGTCCGGATGCGCGGGACGAGCGTCGGCATCGCGGCCGGCAGCAGCGAGTCGTACGACCTGCCCGTTTACTGGGCGACCCGGGTCACCTGGAGCGGTGAGTACGTGCACGCCGCGCCCTGGTCCGTCGGCTCGCAGGGCTCCGCCAACGTCAGCCACGGCTGCGTCGGGATGTCCACCGAGAACGCCAAGTGGTTCTTCGGGGCCGTCCGCCAGGGCGACATCGTGCGGGTCGTCAACAGCGAGGGTCACACGATGGAGAACTTCGGCAACGGGTTC includes these proteins:
- the ctaD gene encoding cytochrome c oxidase subunit I; translated protein: MSILNEPQGAAAAEDSYQNEIPVRRKQPGSVVVKWLTTTDHKTIGTMYLITSFAFFCIGGVMALFMRAELARPGTQIMSNEQFNQAFTMHGTIMLLMFATPLFAGFANWIMPLQIGAPDVAFPRLNMFAYWLYLFGSIIAVSGFITPQGAADFGWFAYSPLSDAVRSPGVGADLWIMGLAFSGFGTILGSVNFITTIICMRAPGMTMFRMPIFTWNVLLTGVLVLLAFPVLAAALFALEADRKFGAHVFDAANGGALLWQHLFWFFGHPEVYIIALPFFGIISEIIPVFSRKPMFGYIGLIAATISIAGLSVTVWAHHMYVTGGVLLPFFSFMTFLIAVPTGVKFFNWIGTMWKGSLSFETPMLWTIGFLITFAFGGLTGVILASPPLDFHVSDSYFVVAHFHYVVFGTVVFAMFAGFHFWWPKFTGKMLDERLGKITFWTLFIGFHGTFLVQHWLGAEGMPRRYADYLAADGFTALNTISTISSFLLGLSILPFFYNVWKTAKYGKKVEVDDPWGYGRSLEWATSCPPPRHNFLTLPRIRSESPAFDLHHPEIAALEQLETAGHGAGTGALAGGKEAGK
- a CDS encoding cytochrome c oxidase subunit 4 is translated as MKIQGTLFLWLSVFILGIAVLYGVWSKEAAGTTALFLAFGLTIMIGFYLSFTARRVDAMAQDNKDADVADEAGEVGFFSPHSWQPFSLAVGGALGFLGIAIGWWLLYFSAPLILVGLWGWVFEYYRGESRTQ
- a CDS encoding L,D-transpeptidase; the encoded protein is MNHTPRFRTVLSCTLLVVSFGAGATACGDSGDNPLSAEPYDAAGQIAFSAPSGSKKANPDKPLEVTSKGGGGRITDVTATDTSGRYLAGELTADGSRWRSTAPLAAGTRYTVHVATEDDDGAPGSRTLSFDTQAPKGKKLLTVEFGPEAGKYGVGQPVTAKLSAPVKAKADRAAVERSLKVRSSPAAQGAWHWVDSKTLHFRPKEFWPANGTVTATSTLQGVKVGALYGGPVKPLKLSTGDRVEAVADAGSHYMTVYRNGEEIKSIPVTTGKPGFSTRNGIKVILGKEQFVRMRGTSVGIAAGSSESYDLPVYWATRVTWSGEYVHAAPWSVGSQGSANVSHGCVGMSTENAKWFFGAVRQGDIVRVVNSEGHTMENFGNGFGDWNLSWDKWRGGSVLTAGVKEGSGPVGAARLRPEV